A single genomic interval of bacterium harbors:
- the mraY gene encoding phospho-N-acetylmuramoyl-pentapeptide-transferase, with protein sequence MLYHLLTPLADEIGFLRLFNYITFRAAAASIVAILVVFIFGRPIINKLARLHLIEVTRDDGPESHKAKQTTPTMGGLIILLAIAVPTLLFADLTNRYVLMVLAVTLGLGALGFADDYLKNIKKRPLGLIARYKLIGQAVLGLAVGCILYFWPLDPAHSTILTIPFFKDVQIDLGWGYIPFVALVIVGTSNTVNLTDGLDGLAIGTTLFAGLAYVVFVYVAGHAVFAKYLDVTHLADIGELTIFMTSLVGAALGFLWFNSHPADVFMGDTGSLALGGAIGTVAIFCKQELLLLIVGGVFVIEGLSVMLQIGYFKLTKGKGPGGEGKRLFRMAPLHHHFELKGWSESKVIIRFWIIAALFALLAISTLKLR encoded by the coding sequence GTGCTCTACCATCTTCTGACACCCCTGGCCGACGAGATAGGCTTCCTCCGCCTATTCAATTACATCACCTTCCGGGCGGCGGCGGCCTCCATCGTCGCCATCCTGGTGGTATTCATCTTCGGCAGGCCGATCATCAACAAGCTCGCCAGGCTTCACCTGATCGAGGTCACGCGGGACGACGGCCCCGAGTCGCACAAGGCCAAACAGACCACACCCACCATGGGCGGCCTGATCATCCTCCTCGCCATCGCCGTGCCGACCCTCCTCTTCGCCGATCTGACCAACCGGTACGTGCTCATGGTCCTGGCGGTCACGCTGGGGCTGGGCGCCCTGGGGTTCGCCGACGACTACCTGAAGAACATCAAGAAGCGCCCCCTGGGGCTCATCGCGAGGTACAAGCTCATCGGCCAGGCGGTTCTCGGCCTGGCGGTGGGGTGCATCCTCTACTTCTGGCCGCTGGACCCGGCGCACTCGACGATCCTGACCATCCCCTTCTTCAAGGACGTCCAGATAGACCTGGGCTGGGGGTACATTCCCTTCGTGGCCCTGGTCATCGTGGGGACCTCCAACACGGTCAACCTCACCGACGGGCTCGACGGCCTGGCTATCGGCACGACGCTCTTCGCCGGCCTGGCCTACGTGGTTTTCGTTTACGTCGCCGGACACGCCGTGTTCGCCAAGTACCTCGACGTGACCCATCTGGCCGACATCGGCGAGTTGACCATCTTCATGACCTCCCTGGTGGGGGCGGCCCTGGGCTTTCTGTGGTTCAACTCCCACCCCGCGGATGTCTTCATGGGGGACACCGGCTCGCTGGCCCTGGGTGGGGCCATCGGCACCGTGGCCATCTTCTGCAAGCAGGAGCTGCTCCTGTTGATCGTGGGCGGCGTCTTCGTTATCGAAGGCCTGTCGGTGATGCTCCAGATCGGGTACTTCAAGCTCACCAAGGGCAAAGGGCCCGGCGGCGAGGGGAAGCGCCTGTTCAGGATGGCTCCTCTCCACCACCACTTCGAGTTGAAGGGGTGGTCGGAGTCGAAGGTCATCATCCGGTTCTGGATAATCGCCGCCCTGTTCGCTCTCTTGGCGATTTCGACCCTCAAACTGCGTTAA
- the ftsW gene encoding putative lipid II flippase FtsW, with the protein MNLRRTDLQLFGVTAALVIIGLLMVGSASQVLGAARGDPSYYLTQQLWKLIPGLALMFLFWRLPYQKIAKWTKPLLLLTFVMLGLVFTQNLGEEANSARRWLSLGIISFQPSELAKLFMILYLAQTLTRKRDRLSGFKQGLLPSLAVLVLAMGLVLIQPDLSTAVMLFITGYVIFWVAGVPTRHVLATLAVLVPLAILAIYLEPYRWARVTAFANPWKVADGEGYQAVQSLLAIGSGKLTGVGLGASQQKLFYLPEAHTDFIFSILAEELGLFGSLLVVSLFGLLVALGIRTAMRCSDPFGRLLATGITALFGVQAIVNIGVVTALLPTTGLPLPFVSYGGTSLIVSLAAMGILAGVARQSAETVTVQAGEEAPVARRRAYLIRPSAPVHGPAYSVGKHRASLAAAFKGLGVYSPADRRRRSSTYRWRRWS; encoded by the coding sequence ATGAACCTTCGCCGCACAGATTTGCAACTTTTCGGGGTGACCGCCGCGCTGGTCATCATCGGACTGCTGATGGTGGGCAGCGCCAGTCAGGTCCTGGGGGCGGCCCGGGGCGACCCGAGCTACTACCTGACCCAACAGCTCTGGAAGCTCATCCCCGGCCTGGCCCTCATGTTCCTCTTCTGGCGGCTGCCCTACCAGAAAATCGCGAAGTGGACCAAACCGCTCCTGTTACTCACCTTCGTGATGCTGGGGCTCGTGTTCACGCAGAACCTGGGCGAGGAGGCCAACTCGGCCAGGCGCTGGCTGTCCCTGGGCATCATCTCGTTCCAGCCCAGCGAGCTGGCCAAGCTTTTCATGATTCTGTATCTGGCGCAGACTCTCACCCGGAAGCGCGACCGGCTCAGCGGGTTCAAGCAGGGCCTCCTGCCGTCGCTGGCGGTCCTCGTGTTGGCCATGGGCCTGGTGCTGATCCAACCCGACCTCTCGACGGCGGTGATGCTCTTCATCACCGGATACGTGATCTTCTGGGTCGCGGGGGTGCCCACCCGCCACGTGCTGGCGACCCTGGCCGTCCTGGTTCCCCTGGCAATCCTGGCGATTTACCTGGAACCCTACCGCTGGGCGAGGGTCACGGCCTTTGCGAACCCGTGGAAGGTCGCCGACGGCGAGGGTTATCAGGCGGTGCAGAGCCTGTTGGCCATCGGCTCGGGCAAGCTCACCGGCGTGGGTCTGGGCGCCAGCCAGCAGAAGCTCTTCTACCTGCCCGAAGCCCACACCGACTTCATCTTTTCGATTCTGGCCGAGGAGCTCGGCCTCTTCGGGTCGCTCCTGGTCGTTTCGCTCTTCGGGCTCCTCGTCGCCCTGGGGATAAGAACCGCCATGCGGTGCTCGGACCCCTTCGGGAGGCTCCTGGCCACCGGCATCACCGCGCTCTTCGGGGTGCAGGCCATCGTGAACATCGGCGTGGTGACGGCGCTTCTTCCGACGACGGGCCTGCCGCTTCCCTTCGTGAGCTACGGCGGCACCTCGCTCATCGTCTCCCTGGCGGCGATGGGCATATTGGCCGGCGTGGCGAGACAGAGCGCCGAGACGGTCACCGTCCAGGCCGGGGAGGAGGCGCCGGTCGCCCGGAGGAGGGCGTATTTAATCCGACCGTCCGCCCCGGTGCACGGCCCGGCATACTCGGTGGGAAAACACAGGGCGAGCCTCGCCGCGGCGTTCAAGGGGCTCGGCGTGTACAGCCCCGCCGACCGCCGCCGGAGGTCTTCGACCTACCGGTGGCGGAGATGGTCATAA
- a CDS encoding UDP-N-acetylglucosamine--N-acetylmuramyl-(pentapeptide) pyrophosphoryl-undecaprenol N-acetylglucosamine transferase — MKPFLFAGGKTGGHLYPGLAVAEQLRELEPGAEIAFCGAGFDLPKRECDKRGWPYHEVPAAPIYQANPLQLIAGVFMNLNGTARAAELMRWMRPGLVVCCGGYEGFPVALAARGHGVPIMLLEQNAVCGLTNRVLGPLSAAAAVAFPGRRARPASPRVRVTGNPVRADLASYSPDHAAFGLDPGRVTGLVLGGSAGARSVNRAVAQAAGRLAAIGGLQMIIQTGGDDRDAVRRAVEESGLRAFVTAYLDPIGPALATGDFVVARAGGSVFELALFGLPAVLVPYPYAAADHQTANALSFERAGAAVVIGDRELTAERLAQEVERLVTDDALRRRMSAAAKGLGRPDAARRAAELALDTARRFR; from the coding sequence ATGAAACCGTTCCTCTTCGCCGGGGGGAAGACCGGCGGTCACCTCTACCCGGGGCTCGCGGTGGCCGAACAATTGCGGGAGCTGGAGCCGGGCGCGGAAATAGCCTTCTGCGGCGCCGGTTTCGACCTGCCGAAACGGGAGTGCGACAAACGGGGTTGGCCCTACCACGAGGTGCCGGCGGCACCCATCTACCAGGCGAACCCCCTGCAACTGATCGCGGGCGTATTCATGAACCTTAACGGGACGGCGAGAGCGGCGGAGCTGATGCGCTGGATGAGGCCCGGGCTCGTCGTCTGTTGCGGCGGTTACGAGGGCTTTCCCGTCGCCCTGGCGGCGCGGGGCCACGGCGTGCCGATTATGCTTTTGGAACAGAACGCCGTCTGCGGGCTCACCAACCGGGTGCTGGGGCCGTTGAGCGCGGCTGCCGCGGTGGCTTTCCCCGGAAGGCGGGCCAGACCGGCCTCGCCCAGGGTGAGGGTGACGGGGAACCCGGTGCGGGCCGATCTCGCCTCGTACTCACCCGACCACGCCGCCTTCGGTCTCGACCCGGGCCGCGTGACGGGGCTGGTCCTCGGCGGGAGCGCCGGGGCCCGGTCCGTCAACCGGGCGGTCGCCCAGGCCGCCGGGAGGCTGGCGGCCATCGGGGGGTTGCAGATGATAATCCAAACCGGCGGGGACGACCGCGATGCGGTGCGGCGGGCGGTGGAGGAATCCGGCCTGCGGGCCTTCGTGACCGCCTATCTGGACCCCATCGGCCCCGCCCTGGCCACCGGCGACTTTGTCGTCGCCCGTGCAGGGGGGAGCGTCTTCGAGCTGGCTCTATTCGGTCTGCCGGCCGTCCTCGTGCCTTATCCTTACGCCGCCGCGGACCACCAGACCGCCAACGCCCTTTCCTTCGAGCGGGCCGGGGCGGCGGTCGTCATCGGGGACCGGGAGTTGACCGCTGAACGGCTGGCGCAAGAGGTTGAACGTCTGGTCACCGACGACGCGCTGCGACGGAGGATGTCCGCGGCCGCAAAGGGGCTGGGACGGCCCGACGCGGCACGGCGGGCGGCGGAGTTGGCCCTCGATACCGCACGGAGGTTCCGATGA
- the murC gene encoding UDP-N-acetylmuramate--L-alanine ligase yields MLGRITRVHLVGIGGAGMSGIAEILLSLGFEVSGSDLRAGKATERLAELGARVTIGHSEKNVVGAGVIAVSTAIPPDNPEVVAGRKYNIPVINRSEILVEIMRLKYPVAVAGTHGKTTTASFIYSILSDGGLEPTAVIGGKLNALRSKTEPNGNGRAIGTGASLGAGEYFIVEADESDGTFLAISPAYALVTNIDSDHLNYYSGLDDIRACFIRFANSVPFYGATIVCLDDPVVQGILPELKRRYITYGFTTQCDVVGREVRLMPMSASYKLYRGAELLGEVDLNLPGRHNVLNSLGAAALALEIGVAPETIIKSLRSFKGIEMRLEVVGHIGDITVIHDYAHHPTEIAATLDAMRTGWDRRIVAVFQPHRYTRTKALFDRFLRCFYQADRLIITDIYSAGEPEIPGVSAEALAKGVTEHGHREVTFIRDRRKIPEAVAGMVSDDDLVLVLGAGNIWETARDIVKKLSEERG; encoded by the coding sequence ATGCTGGGCAGGATAACCCGGGTGCACCTGGTGGGCATCGGCGGCGCGGGGATGAGCGGCATCGCCGAAATTCTCCTTAGCCTCGGCTTCGAGGTGTCCGGGTCCGATCTGCGGGCCGGCAAGGCCACGGAGCGCCTCGCGGAACTGGGGGCCCGGGTGACCATCGGCCACTCGGAGAAGAACGTCGTCGGCGCCGGGGTCATCGCCGTCTCCACCGCGATTCCCCCCGACAACCCCGAGGTTGTCGCCGGGAGGAAGTACAACATCCCGGTGATCAACCGCTCCGAGATTCTGGTCGAAATCATGCGGCTCAAATACCCCGTCGCCGTCGCCGGCACCCACGGAAAGACCACCACCGCCAGCTTCATCTACTCCATCCTCTCCGACGGCGGCCTGGAGCCCACGGCGGTCATCGGGGGCAAGCTCAACGCCCTGCGCTCCAAAACCGAGCCCAACGGGAACGGGCGGGCCATCGGAACCGGCGCGAGCCTGGGCGCCGGCGAATACTTCATCGTCGAGGCCGACGAGAGCGACGGCACCTTCCTCGCCATATCGCCGGCCTACGCCCTGGTGACCAACATAGACTCCGACCACCTCAACTACTACTCCGGCCTGGACGACATCCGCGCCTGTTTCATCCGATTCGCAAACTCCGTGCCGTTCTACGGCGCCACAATCGTATGCCTGGACGACCCCGTGGTGCAGGGCATCCTGCCGGAGCTCAAGCGGCGCTACATCACCTACGGCTTCACCACCCAGTGCGACGTCGTCGGGCGGGAGGTGCGGCTGATGCCGATGAGCGCCAGCTACAAGCTCTACCGGGGTGCGGAGCTTCTGGGCGAGGTGGACCTGAACCTCCCCGGCCGGCACAACGTCCTGAACAGCCTGGGGGCGGCGGCGCTGGCCCTCGAGATCGGCGTCGCCCCCGAAACGATCATCAAAAGCCTGCGCTCCTTCAAGGGAATCGAGATGCGCCTGGAGGTGGTGGGCCACATCGGCGACATCACCGTCATCCACGACTACGCCCACCACCCGACGGAGATTGCCGCCACCCTGGACGCCATGCGGACCGGCTGGGACCGTCGGATCGTGGCGGTGTTCCAGCCCCACCGGTACACCAGAACCAAGGCGCTCTTCGACCGTTTCCTGCGCTGCTTCTACCAGGCCGACCGGCTGATAATCACCGACATCTACTCCGCCGGCGAGCCCGAGATTCCCGGCGTCAGCGCCGAGGCGCTGGCCAAGGGAGTGACCGAGCACGGCCACCGGGAGGTCACCTTCATCCGCGACCGCCGGAAGATTCCCGAGGCCGTGGCCGGCATGGTGAGCGACGACGACCTCGTGCTGGTGCTCGGGGCGGGCAACATCTGGGAAACCGCCCGGGACATCGTAAAAAAACTCTCGGAGGAGAGAGGTTGA
- the murB gene encoding UDP-N-acetylmuramate dehydrogenase — protein sequence MNPLSGSLTEMGMPVLADEPLAGHTGLRVGGPADLFARPRTADEVSHALLFAGEEGTPVLVMGRGTNLLVGDGGFRGLVLLIGEGFEDDGVQVHGARCTVAAGVRLQSFLDRLGDVGLGGIEDLYGIPGSLGGALAMNAGAYGTEVWPRVDWVEVVLESGELHRYLGGEIGYGYRRADLPPGAALVRAEFVLDEGDPREIRKRCLERLDDRERKHPLEWPNCGSVFKNFTWEPGMDLDYEKLESALGAEFSLRALEEKGTRQLPAWRLVDVCGLTGKRIGGAQISAKHSNFMVNRGGAKAADFAALIELVEKTVEETFGLRLRTEVRRIGEF from the coding sequence TTGAATCCGCTCTCAGGCAGCCTGACGGAAATGGGGATGCCGGTGCTGGCCGACGAGCCGCTCGCCGGGCACACCGGGCTTCGGGTGGGCGGCCCGGCGGATTTATTCGCGAGGCCCCGCACCGCCGACGAGGTTTCCCACGCCCTCCTCTTCGCCGGAGAGGAGGGGACCCCGGTCCTGGTCATGGGTCGGGGAACGAACCTTTTGGTCGGCGACGGCGGCTTCCGGGGTCTGGTGCTCCTGATCGGCGAGGGGTTCGAGGACGACGGGGTGCAGGTCCACGGCGCGCGCTGCACGGTTGCGGCCGGCGTCCGGCTCCAGTCCTTCCTCGACCGCCTCGGCGACGTGGGCCTGGGGGGGATCGAGGATCTGTACGGCATCCCGGGGAGCCTGGGCGGGGCGCTGGCCATGAACGCCGGGGCCTACGGGACCGAGGTCTGGCCCCGGGTGGACTGGGTCGAGGTAGTGCTCGAATCGGGCGAGCTCCACCGCTACCTGGGGGGGGAGATCGGGTACGGGTACCGCCGAGCCGACCTGCCGCCGGGCGCGGCGCTCGTACGGGCGGAGTTCGTCCTGGACGAGGGGGACCCCCGCGAGATTCGGAAGCGCTGCCTGGAGCGCCTGGACGACCGGGAACGAAAGCACCCCCTGGAGTGGCCCAACTGCGGCAGTGTCTTCAAGAACTTTACCTGGGAGCCGGGGATGGACCTCGATTATGAAAAGCTGGAGTCCGCCCTGGGCGCGGAATTCTCCCTCCGGGCCCTGGAGGAAAAAGGTACCCGCCAGTTGCCGGCCTGGCGGCTCGTGGACGTCTGCGGGCTGACCGGAAAGAGAATCGGCGGGGCCCAGATATCCGCCAAGCACTCCAACTTCATGGTAAACCGGGGCGGCGCAAAGGCGGCGGACTTCGCCGCGCTCATCGAGCTCGTGGAGAAAACCGTCGAGGAGACCTTCGGCCTCCGGCTCCGGACCGAGGTCCGCCGTATCGGGGAGTTTTAA
- a CDS encoding FtsQ-type POTRA domain-containing protein, giving the protein MRHSTYVQTHEKGDGFHPRMGRRAKVFTWVAVLALIGVAGFLYLRSDAFDLKRVAVEGNTVVSDAEIQNLLPMGENLFSLDSGEVAQRLSRHPYLAEVQIDKVYPDKLVVRVTERTPACYLAEGPLQLLAGNGTVLPLFGVGDARRVDGAVFDLPVVTGYEVERKGELEPYSDGVILAACGLCAEMQRQALPLLDELVEIRPHADHLEGLLADGARVLFPLESAPSTLAALQAVYTRERQCGFTELDARYSRQVISRHRTGSEMESVTRP; this is encoded by the coding sequence ATGCGGCACTCCACCTACGTCCAGACCCATGAAAAAGGGGACGGCTTTCACCCGAGGATGGGCCGTCGGGCAAAGGTGTTCACCTGGGTGGCGGTCCTCGCGCTCATCGGCGTGGCGGGGTTCCTCTACCTGCGCTCCGACGCCTTCGATCTGAAACGGGTGGCGGTGGAGGGGAACACCGTCGTGTCCGACGCCGAGATCCAAAACCTCCTGCCCATGGGGGAGAACCTCTTCTCCCTGGACTCCGGCGAGGTCGCGCAACGTCTCTCCCGACACCCGTACCTGGCGGAAGTCCAAATAGACAAGGTTTACCCCGACAAGCTGGTCGTCCGCGTGACCGAGCGGACCCCGGCCTGCTACCTGGCCGAGGGACCGCTGCAGCTCCTGGCCGGCAACGGCACCGTGCTGCCCCTGTTCGGGGTGGGTGACGCCCGACGGGTGGACGGGGCGGTGTTCGATCTGCCGGTGGTGACCGGTTACGAGGTCGAGCGGAAGGGCGAGCTGGAACCTTACTCCGACGGGGTTATTCTGGCCGCCTGCGGTCTGTGCGCCGAGATGCAGCGTCAGGCCCTCCCGCTCCTCGACGAGTTGGTGGAGATTCGGCCGCACGCGGACCACCTCGAGGGTCTGCTCGCCGACGGCGCCCGGGTCCTCTTCCCCCTGGAAAGCGCGCCGTCCACGCTGGCCGCCCTGCAGGCGGTTTATACCCGCGAGCGCCAGTGTGGCTTCACCGAGCTGGACGCCCGATACTCCAGACAGGTCATATCCCGGCACCGGACCGGCTCAGAAATGGAATCGGTTACTAGACCCTAG